The DNA region GTGGCCATATAGCGCATGCGCGTTTCCTTCGTTACCGTGAGTCGGGATAGACCCGTTTTGCCGCGCGGCCCCACATTGCGGTGGCACTATGCTGCATAGCAGCGAAGATAGGGAGAAATTATTAAAATGACAACAAAAGACGATGTCACACCCGATACGCTCGACAAAATGACGGCAAATTTGGCACGGGTCGAGGAGTTGTCACAGCGTCTGATAAGTGTTTTGACCCACCGTACACCGGCGAATCCGACGCTGAATGGCCCCGAGCAAGAGTTGTTCGTGCGCGCTGCGGGGGCTTATTGGCATGAGTGGATGCAGAATCCTTCCAAGATTTTCGAGCATCAATTGGAATACTGGGGCAAGTCGGTCTCAAATTTCATGGAAGTGCAGCAGCAGGCGTTGAAGGGTGACGTAGAGACAGTTGAGGATGTTGGGCCGCAAGATCCGCGCTTTTCCAACCCGATGTGGAGTTCGAATCCCTATTTCAACCTGATCAAACGTCAATATCAGCAGAACGCCGAGGCGATTCGTCAGGCAGTGGAAGATGCCGAGGGGATGGAGGAAACCGACCGCCGTCGGCTGCGTTATTTCTCGAGTCAGATCATAGATATGATGGCCCCAACGAATTTTCTGGGCACCAATCCCGATGCTTTGGAACGTGCGGTCGAGACCGAGGGGGACTCTCTGGTCAAGGGGTTGGAGAACCTGGTTGCCGATCTGGAACGCAATGACGGTGAGATGTTGGTGCGGCTGGCCGATGACTCTGCGTTCGAGTTGGGGCGCAATGTGGGGGCCACGACGGGCGAGGTGATCTTTCGCAACCGGATGTTGGAGCTGATCCAATACAGCCCGACGACAGACGAGGTGCATAAGACGCCGCTGGTGATCTTTCCGCCATGGATCAACAAGTTCTACATTCTCGATCTGAAACCGGCCAATTCGTTGATCAAATGGATCGTTGATCAGGGCTATACGCTGTTTGTGGTTTCCTGGGTCAATCCGGGGTCGGACCTCAGAGATGTCGGCATGGGCGACTATATCGAAGATGGGTTTCTGGAGGCCATTCGCGTGGTCAAGGAAATCACCGGCGAGAAACAGGTCAACGCGGTGGGCTATTGCATTGCCGGAACCACGTTGAACATGACGCTGGCGCTGATGAAGAAGCGCGGCGACAAATCGGTGAAATCGGCCACCTTCTTTACTGCGCTGACCGATTT from Rhodobacteraceae bacterium LMO-JJ12 includes:
- the phaC gene encoding class I poly(R)-hydroxyalkanoic acid synthase, which codes for MTTKDDVTPDTLDKMTANLARVEELSQRLISVLTHRTPANPTLNGPEQELFVRAAGAYWHEWMQNPSKIFEHQLEYWGKSVSNFMEVQQQALKGDVETVEDVGPQDPRFSNPMWSSNPYFNLIKRQYQQNAEAIRQAVEDAEGMEETDRRRLRYFSSQIIDMMAPTNFLGTNPDALERAVETEGDSLVKGLENLVADLERNDGEMLVRLADDSAFELGRNVGATTGEVIFRNRMLELIQYSPTTDEVHKTPLVIFPPWINKFYILDLKPANSLIKWIVDQGYTLFVVSWVNPGSDLRDVGMGDYIEDGFLEAIRVVKEITGEKQVNAVGYCIAGTTLNMTLALMKKRGDKSVKSATFFTALTDFSDQGEFTPFLQEDFIEGIEAEVDEIGVLRSFIMSRTMSYLRSNDLVYTPAIKSYMLGETPPAFDLLFWNGDSTNLPGRMTKEYLRWLCSKNLLVTDGIELFGENLHIRDVDVPFCAITCETDHIAPWKDCYRGMRQAGSKQKTFILSQSGHIAGIVNPPSKKKYGHYTNDDTSLDHEAWRAGAEFHQGSWWPRWESWLRKRSGKKIPAREPGDSGYKPLAPAPGTYVSAKPVV